In Numenius arquata chromosome 3, bNumArq3.hap1.1, whole genome shotgun sequence, one genomic interval encodes:
- the COPS8 gene encoding COP9 signalosome complex subunit 8 isoform X1 → MPVAVMAENSFSFKKLLEQCETQELEAPGGIATPLVYGQLLALYLLHNDMNNARYLWKRIPPAIKSANAELGAVWSVGQRIWQRDFPGIYTTISAHQWSETIQPIMEALRDATRRRAFGLVSQAYTSIVADDFAAFVGLPVEEAVKGVLEQGWQADFSTRMVMPKKPGVLEASFNRFIPSSEPAPVPPIPNEQQLARLTDYVAFLEN, encoded by the exons ATGCCCGTGGCGGTGATGGCAGAGAACTCCTTCAGCTTCAAGAAGCTCCTGGAGCAGTGCGAGACCCAGGAGCTTGAG GCCCCTGGAGGAATTGCAACACCCCTTGTTTATGGGCAACTTCTAGCTTTATACCTGTTGCATAATGACAT gaATAATGCACGATATCTTTGGAAAAGAATCCCTCCTGCTATCAAATCT GCAAATGCTGAACTTGGTGCAGTTTGGTCAGTAGGACAAAGAATCTGGCAGAGAGACTTTCCAGGAATCTATACAACAATCAGTGCGCATCAATGGTCCGAGACAATTCAGCCAATCATGGAAGCACTTAGAG ATGCGACTAGGAGACGAGCCTTTGGACTGGTTTCTCAGGCATATACCTCAATAGTTGCAGATGATTTTGCAGCCTTTGTTGGGCTTCCTGTAGAAGAAGCTGTGAAAG GTGTATTAGAACAGGGCTGGCAAGCGGACTTTTCAACTCGTATGGTAATGCCTAAAAAGCCAG GTGTGCTGGAAGCTTCCTTTAACAGATTTATTCCTTCATCAG AACCTGCTCCAGTTCCACCAATTCCAAATGAACAGCAGTTGGCCAGATTGACTGACTATGTGGCTTTCCTTGAAAATTGA
- the COPS8 gene encoding COP9 signalosome complex subunit 8 isoform X2, whose product MNNARYLWKRIPPAIKSANAELGAVWSVGQRIWQRDFPGIYTTISAHQWSETIQPIMEALRDATRRRAFGLVSQAYTSIVADDFAAFVGLPVEEAVKGVLEQGWQADFSTRMVMPKKPGVLEASFNRFIPSSEPAPVPPIPNEQQLARLTDYVAFLEN is encoded by the exons AT gaATAATGCACGATATCTTTGGAAAAGAATCCCTCCTGCTATCAAATCT GCAAATGCTGAACTTGGTGCAGTTTGGTCAGTAGGACAAAGAATCTGGCAGAGAGACTTTCCAGGAATCTATACAACAATCAGTGCGCATCAATGGTCCGAGACAATTCAGCCAATCATGGAAGCACTTAGAG ATGCGACTAGGAGACGAGCCTTTGGACTGGTTTCTCAGGCATATACCTCAATAGTTGCAGATGATTTTGCAGCCTTTGTTGGGCTTCCTGTAGAAGAAGCTGTGAAAG GTGTATTAGAACAGGGCTGGCAAGCGGACTTTTCAACTCGTATGGTAATGCCTAAAAAGCCAG GTGTGCTGGAAGCTTCCTTTAACAGATTTATTCCTTCATCAG AACCTGCTCCAGTTCCACCAATTCCAAATGAACAGCAGTTGGCCAGATTGACTGACTATGTGGCTTTCCTTGAAAATTGA